A single genomic interval of Littorina saxatilis isolate snail1 linkage group LG17, US_GU_Lsax_2.0, whole genome shotgun sequence harbors:
- the LOC138951799 gene encoding bifunctional protein GlmU-like isoform X1 — translation MLPIRNSRETTLFVLRSLEMAAQMGSMRCIPVRFKPAQELRQSLLDMVKSLNLKAAFVVTCVGSVTKATLRMADSSSIVTFEGPFEIVSLVGTLSGGEGGHLHISLSDSKGKVIGGHVVGNLIVHTTAEVVVGECEGVRFEREDDKETGYEELVVYAK, via the exons ATGCTCCCTATTCGCAACTCAAGGGAGACTACTCTATTTGTATTGAGGTCCTTAGAAATG GCCGCTCAAATGGGATCCATGAGATGTATACCTGTAAGGTTCAAACCGGCCCAGGAACTTCGGCAATCTCTGCTGGACATGGTCAAGTCTCTCAACCTGAAGGCCGCTTTTGTTGTCACCTGCGTCGGGAGTGTCACCAAGGCTACACTGCGAATGGCGGACTCAAGTTCT ATCGTAACCTTTGAGGGGCCCTTTGAGATTGTCTCCTTGGTGGGAACTCTGTCTGGTGGAGAAGGCGGACATCTCCACATCTCTCTCAGCGATAGCAAGGGcaaggtcattggaggtcatgTTGTTGGCAACCTAATTGTTCATACCACAGCTGAAGTGGTTGTGGGCGAGTGTGAGGGAGTACGGTTTGAGCGAGAAGACGACAAAGAAACCGGATATGAGGAGCTGGTAGTTTACGCAAAGTAG
- the LOC138951799 gene encoding bifunctional protein GlmU-like isoform X2 produces MFSCQFQKAAQMGSMRCIPVRFKPAQELRQSLLDMVKSLNLKAAFVVTCVGSVTKATLRMADSSSIVTFEGPFEIVSLVGTLSGGEGGHLHISLSDSKGKVIGGHVVGNLIVHTTAEVVVGECEGVRFEREDDKETGYEELVVYAK; encoded by the exons ATGTTTTCCTGCCAATTTCAAAAG GCCGCTCAAATGGGATCCATGAGATGTATACCTGTAAGGTTCAAACCGGCCCAGGAACTTCGGCAATCTCTGCTGGACATGGTCAAGTCTCTCAACCTGAAGGCCGCTTTTGTTGTCACCTGCGTCGGGAGTGTCACCAAGGCTACACTGCGAATGGCGGACTCAAGTTCT ATCGTAACCTTTGAGGGGCCCTTTGAGATTGTCTCCTTGGTGGGAACTCTGTCTGGTGGAGAAGGCGGACATCTCCACATCTCTCTCAGCGATAGCAAGGGcaaggtcattggaggtcatgTTGTTGGCAACCTAATTGTTCATACCACAGCTGAAGTGGTTGTGGGCGAGTGTGAGGGAGTACGGTTTGAGCGAGAAGACGACAAAGAAACCGGATATGAGGAGCTGGTAGTTTACGCAAAGTAG
- the LOC138951798 gene encoding CLOCK-interacting pacemaker-like, producing MAPAQTDSSYDFFMTETMCNAARSDTEEDSNMDSLLHKFKSPSYQEPQQCMSDACGVSETGEGFNLMCDESSTQLTIEDNISRSRLTSVSGACEMSPCHSSAFVSQSPRSVFNSNSSVAATAGTHGDLAWPSVTDDESVSESYSSQKGEKRKTSPAASPQQRRRAIPNYRAIPNYQAMTPWTSEHADIQQPFPPPNREIPCFPLDPRMLQDQEGKEQSSRAATTSKYAAGCTAATETVYSLTTSSPSMSVQGQPREWSSGKRQHSSTSGGDTHMTREKRFRKTADALQKCGLWDIAIKTGELIKRNAELQKQIDCYRAETTVFLKTVVQNPENKELMESFTGGVPLTLTSKSVCASDGFETDTAIPTACNPRSKVSNSNSSTTSGYASYTEGGSKQSSPTRK from the exons ATGGCGCCTGCTCAGACTGACAGTTCATACGACTTCTTCATGACGGAGACCATGTGTAATGCCGCTCGCAGTGATACGGAGGAGGACTCGAACATGGACTCCTTACTCCATAAGTTCAAGTCCCCGTCCTATCAGGAACCTCAGCAATGCATGTCGGACGCCTGCGGGGTCAGCGAGACAGGGGAAGGATTCAACCTCATGTGCGACGAGAGCTCCACGCAGCTGACAATCGAGGATAACATCAGCAGAAGTCGGTTAACTTCTGTGTCAG GTGCCTGTGAGATGTCTCCGTGCCATTCCAGTGCCTTTGTCAGCCAAAGCCCACGTTCTGTGTTCAATTCCAACTCCTCTGTGGCGGCCACTGCTGGAACGCACGGTGATCTAGCCTGGCCTAGCGTTACGGATG ATGAATCAGTCTCAGAAAGTTACTCATCACAGAAAGGGGAGAAAAGAAAG ACCTCACCTGCCGCTAGTCCTCAGCAGCGCCGTCGGGCAATCCCCAACTACCGGGCAATCCCCAACTACCAGGCCATGACGCCGTGGACCAGCGAACATGCCGACATCCAACAGCCCTTCCCCCCACCCAACCGCGAGATCCCTTGCTTTCCGCTCGACCCCCGCATGCTGCAGGATCAGGAGGGGAAAGAGCAGAGCAGCAGGGCGGCCACCACTTCAAAGTATGCCGCAGGCTGTACGGCTGCTACCGAGACTGTGTACAGTTTAACGACTTCTTCGCCAAGCATGTCTGTTCAGGGACAACCCCGAGAGTGGTCTAGCGGGAAGCGTCAACACAGTTCCACCAGCGGCGGAGACACACACATGACGCGGGAAAAACGCTTCCGGAAAACTGCCGACGCTTTGCAGAAGTGCGGGTTGTGGGACATTGCCATAAAAACTGGTGAGTTGATCAAACGAAACGCTGAACTACAGAAACAGATTGACTGTTACCGCGCGGAAACCACTGTGTTTCTAAAGACTGTGGTACAGAATCCAGAGAACAAAGAACTCATGGAGTCTTTTACTGGTGGCGTGCCATTGACTCTAACTAGCAAGAGCGTGTGTGCGTCGGATGGGTTTGAGACGGACACCGCTATCCCCACTGCCTGCAACCCCAGGAGTAAAGTTTCAAACAGTAACAGCTCCACCACAAGTGGCTATGCCAGTTATACGGAAGGTGGAAGTAAGCAGAGTAGTCCCACTCGGAAGTAA